One Rhizoctonia solani chromosome 2, complete sequence DNA segment encodes these proteins:
- a CDS encoding glycosyltransferase family 25 protein, whose product MPIQRTTSVAIGIILCTITVYFLLGPEYTPHLNATFWNSQKGALTTNNTINLTEAQLADIHALNPTLSSASPYRQRLALLHPKMPGQGKAPHPHLGIASKIVVIGLERRVDRREHMERIRRAMGLEFEWSNAIDLSDPRVAEILERVRWAREESREGLESLIPELNFAWSDEVEEMFKHGIPKDPIGIEYADIWSLHDDPRYAQLPPLPKAPVPDTRPPLTHMAGFNITMPTPISLAAVSCWYSHYQVLRSVADGPDESVIVFEDDIDMEFDLEKRAREMWPALPEDWDVVMLGHCQSHEWGHPKLKYTPALHRSTHTMCTHAYAVSKRGARKLVRFLRSERFAYSRPIDHTFIHLGYHELIKIYSVLPAVVLQTKDNPSDIVAGTGGLKTEFLVDSVLERIKMVENNRIFIASRHIGSLERTILDYDWRDRWKLTRHTKAYLVY is encoded by the exons ATGCCCATCCAGCGGACTACGTCCGTGGCTATTGGTATCATACTATGCACCATTACCGTCTACTTCCTCCTTGGTCCTGAATATACACCTCATTTAAATGCCACTTTTTGGAACTCTCAGAAGGGTGCTCTTACGACAAACAACACGATCAATCTGACAGAGGCCCAGCTGGCAGATATCCATGCATTGAATCCCACTTTGAGCAGTGCATCGCCTTACAGGCAGCGTCTAGCACTATTACACCCCAAAATGCCAGGACAAGGAAAAGCCCCTCATCCACACCTTGGGATCGCCTCAAAGATCGTGGTAATTGGCCTTGAGCGCCGGGTCGATCGGCGAGAGCATATGGAACGCATTCGACGTGCTATGGGGCTTGAATTTGAGTGGTCGAATGCGATTGACCTTTCAGACCCCAGAGTTGCTGAAATCCTGGAACGCGTAAGGTGGGCTCGCGAAGAAAGCCGCGAAGGCCTAGAATCTCTTATCCCCGAACTTAACTTTGCGTGGTCGGACGAGGTTGAAGAAATGTTTAAACACGGTATTCCAAAGGATCCTATTG GCATTGAATATGCCGATATCTGGTCCCTGCATGATGACCCTCGATACGCCCAGTTACCCCCGCTACCCAAAGCTCCAGTTCCGGATACAAG ACCACCCCTTACACATATGGCAGGGTTCAATATCACTATGCCTACACCAATATCGTTGGCTGCGGTCAGCTGCTGGTATTCTCATTATCAG GTGCTTCGTTCTGTCGCTGACGGGCCTGACGAATCTGTCATCGTTTTCGAGGACGATATTGACATGGAGTTTGATCTCGAGAAACGAGCTCGCGAAATGTGGCCCGCTCTGCCGGAGGATTGGGACGTAGTAATGCTAG GTCATTGCCAGTCTCATGAATGGGGCCATCCTAAACTCAAATATACACCTGCCCTTCATCGTTCCACGCATACAATGTGCACCCATGCCTATGCTGTATCGAAACGAGGAGCGCGTAAGCTCGTTCGCTTCCTTCGAAGTGAACGCTTTGCGTATTCACGGCCAATCG ATCATACCTTTATTCACCTCGGCTACCATGAACTTATCAAGATCTACTCGGTTCTGCCCGCAGTCGTTTTGCAAACCAAAGATAATCCTTCCGACATTGTTGCAGGCACAGGCGGGTTGAAAACAGAATTTTTGGTAGACAGTGTGTTGGAACGTATTAAAATGGTGGAAAACAACAGGATCTTCATAGCGAGCCGGCACATTGGGAGCCTGGAAAGGACCATCTTAGATT ATGACTGGCGCGACCGATGGAAACTCACCAGACATACCAAAGCTTATCTGGTATACTGA
- a CDS encoding bestrophin protein produces MVYRPKLIGIKKKLERREATREAKALAAAHLERSIEKELIERLKSKAYGDAPLNVNEEVWRQVLEGEKGKNKLEMEDDETDEDDEEEEEEEEEGLGDREYVSDDSVDEFGDLSDLEDLEEAEDDESEEDEEQGDEEEEDGDESDDEPKSSKKRPSALGKRKAGPSSRPDPKRKKGRGGARVEVEYEDTVPLTKEMIASWHASIARDRHSKYKLPFPPTHAVITCSLQSSVTALDAMPGASSYSDSFMYFLKRSRGIIVYQIWPELTFFTAVAVMVYTVSEFTSTTLAFNNALLTVLGTVLGLVISFRTTSAYDRYWEGRKLWTTISLASRNLANLIWIHVPTDRSAKSKTPLPKDAHLKVIIEKRSMINLVQAFSASHYLRGETGVYYEDVYPLIAFLPQYANSEHLPLWSDYTNSHGHHVPLKTEGDLEAGNGVGANGKKLYQKKKRSDGFNPEGALPTVSPDHIQLAPARLAPKLGFFDFVPVLLPLKALYKFFKRIASKLDDEEDASRSSWTGRRTGRPAVVESVVPLEIVLYLSSYFNFLLTEGLLQSAAATSFNNNLHFLQDASVQLRRVATTPIPFAYQAHLRMAIWLYLFFLPFQVYTQLGWIVIPATTFASFLYLGFLEIGAEIENPFMYDENDLDIDSYCLSIAREIAEITAHDPVPPAAYIFSPANQPFAPADRRTASDLTTDMEHEYYNEGTGMQNLHTTLVKGWRAVNEMTRDNKKRVAA; encoded by the exons ATGGTGTATAGACCCAAACTCATTGGAATCAAGAAAAAGCTTGAACGGAGGGAAGCCACGCGGGAAGCCAAAGCGCTTGCGGCCGCACATCTCGAAAGATCGATCGAGAAGGAGTTAATCGAGCGATTAAAGTCGAAAGCGTATGGAGATGCACCGTTGAACGTGAACGAGGAGGTATGGAGACAGGTTTTGGAAGGTGAAAAGGGCAAGAATAAGCTGGAGATGGAGGACGACGAGACGGATGAGGatgatgaagaggaggaagaggaagaggaagaggggcTGGGAGATCGGGAGTATGTGAGCGACGATAGTGTCGATGAGTTTGGGGATTTGAGCGACTTGGAGGATTTGGAAGAGGCAGAG GACGATGAGTCagaggaggatgaggaacaaggggacgaggaagaagaggatgGAGATGAATCAGACGACGAACCGAAATCATCCAAGAAACGACCTTCGGCCCTTGGAAAGCGTAAAGCTGGACCTTCATCACGACCAGAtccaaagaggaagaagggaCGAG GTGGTGCCCGTGTGGAAGTCGAGTACGAAGACACTGTTCCACTCACAAAAGAGATGATTGCTTCATG GCACGCGAGCATCGCCCGAGACCGTCACTCCAAGTATAAACTCCCCTTCCCCCCCACTCATGCCGTTATCACCTGTTCCCTCCAGTCATCCGTTACGGCACTTGACGCCATGCCAGGTGCTTCAAGTTACTCGGACAGCTTTATGTACTTTTTGAAAAGGTCCCGTGGGATC ATTGTATACCAGATATGGCCCGAGTTGACATTTTTCACTGCAGTTGCCGTTA TGGTCTACACTGTTTCGGAGTTCACTTCCACGACTCTT GCATTCAATAACGCATTGTTGACGGTTCTTG GTACTGTGCTCGGTCTTGTAATCAGCTTCCGCACAACATCGGCGTACGACCGATACTGGGAAG GCCGCAAGCTATGGACGACAATTTCACTTGCG AGTCGTAATTTGGCCAATCTTATCTGGATTCATGTCCCGACCGACCGTTCGGCCAAATCTAAGACTCCTCTCCCCAAGGACGCGCACCTCAAAGTTATTATCGAAAAACGTTCGATGATCAACCTCGTTCAGGCGTTCTCGGCTTCT CATTATCTTCGTGGGGAGACTGGGGTGTACTACGAAGACGTGTATCCTTTGATTGCTTTCCTTCCACAGTATGCCAACAGCGAGCACCTCCCGCTCTGGTCAGACTATACAAACAGCCACGGACACCATGTTCCGCTCAAGACCGAAGGTGATCTTGAAGCCGGTAATGGCGTCGGCGCCAACGGGAAGAAGCTATACCAGAAAAAGAAACGCTCCGATGGGTTCAATCCCGAAGGCGCGCTTCCGACCGTTTCGCCAGACCATATTCAGCTCGCTCCTGCAAGACTAGCTCCCAAGCTCGGATTCTTCGATTTTGTTCCCGTGCTTTTGCCGCtaaaggccttgtacaagtttTTCAAGCGCATAGCAAGTAAGCTtgatgatgaagaggatgCGTCAAGGAGTTCGTGGACTGGAAGGAGGACTGGACGCCCGGCGGTCGTAGAGTCTGTCGTACCACTTGAAATTGT ACTCTATCTATCCTCTTATTTCAACTTTCTTTTGACCGAGGGATTGCTCCAATCCGCTGCTGCCACTTCGTTTAACAACAACCTTCATTTCCTTCAAGATGCATCTGTTCAGCTTCGTCGTGTTGCCACTACCCCCA TTCCTTTCGCGTATCAGGCTCATCTGCGTATGGCCATCTGGCTCTACTTGTTCTTCCTTCCT TTCCAGGTCTATACCCAATTGGGGTGGATTGTCATCCCCGCAACCACGTTCGCTTCCTTTTTATACCTTGGCTTCCTCGAGATTGGAGCTGAGAT TGAGAACCCAT TCATGTACGACGAGAACGATCTCGACATTGACTCCTACTGCCTCTCCATCGCCCGCGAAATTGCCGAGATCACAGCTCACGATCCCGTCCCGCCTGCTGCATACATATTCTCGCCAGCCAACCAACCTTTTGCGCCCGCCGACAGACGGACGGCAAGCGATTTAACAACAGATATGGAACACGAGTACTATAACGAGGGAACGGGGATGCAGAATCTACACACAACGCTTGTGAAGGGGTGGAGGGCGGTCAATGAGATGACCAGGGATAACAAGAAACGTGTTGCTGCTTGA
- a CDS encoding Fatty acid hydroxylase superfamily, protein MTMNVTSAFYDSLVPSPLTYPWYHSSKPDLLDWASDKHLSLAAPIIAYWVYSMFFHALDTIEIPFFEKYRIHESEEVKSRNLVSRIDVIKAVVLQHVIQTILGLVHLDGSGSESSYNHTAGMRYWAPWVVHVVRLACGPMTAENILESYGHQLVHFTYWWFIPGVQFMFALFVMDTWQYFLHRLFHVNKYLYKKFHSVHHRLYAPYAYGALYNHWFEGLVLDTLGAAVSHYLAGMGIRQGIFLFAFSTLKTVDDHCGYALPFDPFQLFFGNNAPYHDVPIRFSYGLKKNFSQPFFVHWDTILGTKMEPRKLTDKSDARLKKKEKEL, encoded by the exons ATGACCATGAACGTGACTTCTGCATTCTACGATTCGCTCGTTCCCTCTCCACTGACCTATCCATGGTACCACTCGTCCAAACCCGACCTGCTCGACTGGGCATCTGACAAGCATCTCTCGCTAGCAGCCCCCATCATAGCCTATTGGGTCTACTCCATGTTCTTCCATGCACTGGACACAATCGAAATCCCATTTTTCGAGAAATACCGCATCCACGAGAGCGAAGAGGTCAAGAGCCGCAATTTGGTCTCTCGCATAGATGTCATCAAGGCCGTGGTTTTGCAGCATGTTATCCAGACTATCTTGGGTCTGGTTCATCTCGACGGATCTGGCTCCGAGTCTTCGTATAACCACACAGCTGGCATGCGATACTGGGCTCCCTGGGTCGTTCATGTCGTCCGATTGGCATGTGGACCGATGACAGCGGAAAATATTCTCGAATCGTACGGACACCAACTCGTCCATTTTACGTACTGGTGGTTTATCCCCGGTGTCCAATTCATGTTTGCATT GTTCGTGATGGACACATGGCAGTACTTCCTCCACCGTCTTTTCCACGTGAACAAGTATTTGTACAAAAAGTTTCACTCGGTTCATCATAGGCTCTACGCTCCTTATGCCTATGGCGCGCTATACAACCACTGGTTTGAGGGTCTCGTGCTCGACACCCTCGGTGCTGCCGTTTCCCACTATCTCGCGGGGATGGGCATCCGACAGGGCATCTTCCTCTTTGCGTTTTCTACCCTCAAGACTGTCGACGATCACTGCGGCTACGCACTACCGTTCGATCCTTTCCAATTATTCTTTGGCAACAACGCACCGTACCATGACGTCCCCATCAGGTTC TCTTATGGCCTCAAGAAAAACTTTAGCCAGCCCTTTTTCGTGCATTGGGACACCATCCTCGGGACCAAAATGGAGCCTCGCAAACTCACAGACAAGTCTGATGCACGTCTCaagaaaaaggaaaaggagctATAA
- a CDS encoding peptide transporter PTR2, giving the protein MASEPHVDVDEVVALSKVQTIDEKRDLKHDYDQDSTDEVVDPSLLPTEEEKHTLRRVADTIPFAAWTIVFVEFAERFSWYGTTGPMTNYVQQPLPEGSRAGNTLKPDDVAGALGRGQRTSTALGNFRQFWTYFTPIIGAIVADTYYGRFKAICVFYTICLVGHILLVFVSIPQAIEHPNGALGGFIISLVIMGLGTGGFKSNISPLVAEQYRGKLHKRVLPSGETVLVDPSLTVQRTFLYFYMMINCGSLVSLTTTFAEKYVGFWLAYALPTFVFLLIPPILVWGNKRYHKTPPRGSVLVEAFRVFRIAARGKWSINPVRLFKNFTSPDFWESAKPSYHLNKRTGESGTGAGTVPSAITWDDEFADEVMRAMKACKVFAFFPLYWISYDQMTNNLTSQAATMKLNGVPNEIVNNLNPLSLVIMIPIMERIVYPALRRAKINFTPIKRIAFGFFLASLSMVYTTIIQYYIYKKGPCGKFASQCDDPAPLNVWLQAPSYVIIGLSEIFASITGLEYAFTKAPERMKSVVTSIFLFMSALASAIEFGLVGVSTDPYLMWMYAGVAITSFLAGIAFWFTFRSLDAEEDALNTIGATGRSGFKDEK; this is encoded by the exons ATGGCGTCCGAACCCCACGTTGATGTTGATGAAGTCGTTGCTCTCTCCAAGGTGCAGACTATTGACGAGAAGCGTGACCTCAAACATGATTATGACCAAGATTCAAC GGACGAGGTCGTCGACCCCAGTTTGCTTCCCACGGAGGAGGAAAAACATACTTTGCGCCGAGTTGCGGATACTATTCCTTTCGCCGCATGGACCATTGTGTTCGTCGAGTTTGCCGAGCGGTTCTCATGGTATGGAACGACGGGTCCTATGACCAATTACGTTCAACAACCGCTCCCAGAAGGCTCGAGAGCTGGTAATACGCTAAAACCTGATGACGTTGCTGGTGCACTTGGTCG TGGTCAACGTACGTCTACCGCACTTGGCAACTTCCGTCAATTCTGGACCTACTTTACGCCTATCATCGGTGCCATTGTTGCTGATACATACTATGGTCGCTTCAAGGCCATCTGTGTATTCTATACCATTTGTTTGGTTGGTCATATTCTCCTCGTCTTTGTCTCGATCCCTCAAGCCATCGAGCATCCCAATGGCGCTCTCGGAGGATTCATCATCTCCCTTGTCATCATGGGCCTTGGGACGGGTGGATTCAAGTCCAACATTTCGCCCCTCGTCGCCGAACAGTACCGTGGCAAACTACACAAGCGCGTTCTCCCCAGCGGCGAGACCGTCCTCGTTGATCCTAGTCTTACTGTGCAGAGGACCTTTTTGTACTTCTACATGATGATCAACTGTGGCTCCCTCGTTTCACTCACCACTACTTTTGCGGAGAAGTATGTCGGTTTCTGGCTCGCCTATGCGCTCCCCACCTTCGTCTTCTTGCTCATTCCTCCTATTCTCGTGTGGGGTAACAAGAGGTACCACAAGACCCCTCCTCGCGGTTCCGTCCTTGTCGAGGCCTTCCGTGTCTTCCGTATTGCCGCCCGTGGCAAGTGGTCTATCAACCCAGTTCGTCTCTTCAAGAACTTCACCAGCCCCGACTTCTGGGAGAGTGCTAAGCCCAGCTACCACCTTAACAAGAGGACTGGTGAAAGTGGCACCGGAGCTGGTACCGTTCCTTCCGCTATTACCTGGGACGATGAGTTTGCCGATGAGGTCATGCGTGCGATGAAGGCGTGCAAGGTCTT TGCCTTCTTCCCTCTCTACTGGATCTCTTACGACCAAATGACCAACAACTTGACGTCTCAAGCCGCGACCATGAAGCTCAATGGCGTGCCCAACGAAATCGTGAACAACCTCAACCCGCTCTCGCTCGTTATCATGATCCCCATTATGGAGCGCATCGTTTACCCGGCCCTTCGTCGTGCCAAGATCAACTTCACGCCCATCAAACGTATCGCTTTCGGCTTCTTCCTTGCCTCGCTCTCCATGGTCTACACCACTATCATCCAGTACTATATCTACAAGAAAGGCCCATGCGGCAAATTCGCCTCTCAGTGCGACGACCCTGCTCCCCTCAACGTCTGGCTCCAAGCGCCCTCTTACGTTATCATCGGTCTTTCCGAGATCTTTGCTTCCATCACCGGTCTCGAGTACGCATTCACCAAGGCCCCTGAACGCATGAAGTCCGTGGTTACTTCCATCTTCTTGTTCATGTCCGCCCTCGCATCCGCGATCGAGTTCGGTCTTGTTGGTGTAAGCACGGATCCTTACCTCATGTGGATGTATGCCGGTGTTGCCATCACGAGTTTCCTCGCTGGCATTGCTTTCTGGTTTACTTTCCGCTCCCTCGATGCCGAGGAAGATGCCCTTAATACCATTGGTGCTACTGGACGTTCCGGTTTCAAGGATGAGAAGTGA
- a CDS encoding extracellular matrix protein 14: MASPLSAPLFLGVVLGHPTQQPLLSSIQNSGLPANYTSFELRRYGISSHGDLVHMINLMNKANIDVWHLTPSHVDVHMDTTADLPLSLANRRSSKHPKIDLSSLQDNEFHRAYHTYEEINQFVVALASQYPKLVEVVWLGASSEERDVFAIRIGKRSRAGGKKGKKHKSKDERKSNKSTIWDTHPLVEMAHHYAGNLISRLMEVGELILRGRATTMRDLYSNPRFDAITLSRPIKDRMVIQGAQHAREWIASAAALYIAHALVTPEGEPGSLQHLLNKFDFTIIPVPNPDGYAYTWSTDRLWYKNRMQLQPDAAYHECRGIDMNRNWGYQWNASDRFSGSPEDPCSHWYPGAYPFQAPEVTAIANYIRRTPKIRGFLDLRSYGQQLMYPYSYSCEHVAPHAENLIEAALGATKALRETHGIPYTSGASCELLYPAPGNIIDWTYGDAGIKYSYSLMLRDTGTYGFLLPPRYIQPVGEETASAVKSLVKFIEDDGM, from the exons ATGGCCAGCCCTCTCTCTGCACCCCTATTTCTCGGAGTAGTGCTGGGTCACCCAACGCAACAACCTTTACTATCCTCAATTCAAAACTCCGGCTTGCCCGCAAACTACACGAGTTTCGAACTGCGGCGTTATGGCATCTCCAGTCATGGGGATCTAGTTCACATGATTAACCTGATGAAT AAAGCCAACATCGACGTATGGCACCTCACGCCAAGCCACGTGGATGTTCACATGGATACTACGGCCGACTTGCCACTCTCCTTGGCTAACCGGCG CTCATCTAAACATCCGAAAATAGATTTATCTTCACTACAAGATAATGAGTTTCACCGAGCCTATCACACATATGAGGAGATAAATCAATTCGTCGTCGCTCTGGCATCTCAGTATCCTAAACTAGTCGAAGTCGTCTGGTTAGGAGCATCgtcggaggaaagggatgtGTTCGCCATCCGGATTGGGAAACGAAGCCGCGCCGGAGGCAAGAAAGGAAAGAAACACAAGAGCAAGGACGAGAGGAAGAGCAATAAATCTACTATTTGGGACACACATCCGCTTGTAGAGATGGCTCATCATTATGCAGGAAACTTAATCAGCAGACTGATGGAAGTCGGGGAGCTCATTTTGCGTGGTCGTGCGACTACCATGCGAGATCTGTACTCGAACCCTAGGTTTGATGCGATAACGCTAAGCCGACCTATCAAGGACAGGATGGTTATCCAAGGCGCGCAGCACGCCCGGGAG TGGATAGCTTCAGCAGCTGCTCTTTACATTGCCCACGCTTTGGTTACGCCTGAGGGCGAGCCCGGATCGCTCCAACATTTATTGAATAAATTT GATTTCACCATTATTCCCGTTCCCAATCCCGACGGCTATGCGTACACCTGGTCCACTGACCGATTGTGGTACAAGAATAGAATGCAGCTTCAACCCGACGCTGCATACCATGAGTGTCGGGGTATTGATATGAACAGGAACTGGGGATACCAGTGGAACGCGTCAGACCGCT TCTCTGGAAGCCCCGAGGACCCATGTTCACACTGGTACCCTGGCGCATATCCATTCCAAGCGCCTGAGGTAACTGCCATTGCAAACTACATCCGCCGTACTCCCAAGATCCGAGGGTTCTTGGATCTACGCAGTTATGGACAACAGC TGATGTACCCTTACTCGTATTCGTGTGAACATGTTGCACCACATGCGGAGAATCTGATCGAAGCCGCTCTTGGAGCGACCAAAGCGCTACGGGAGACTCATGGTATTCCGTACACGTCGGGAGCATCGTGTGAGCTTTTGTACCC GGCACCGGGGAATATCATCGATTGGACATACGGAGATGCAGGGATAAAATACTCGTACAGCTTGATGCTTCGTGATACTGGAACA TATGGATTCCTGTTACCACCTCGGTATATCCAACCTGTTGGAGAGGAGACAGCTTCAGCGGTCAAGAGCCTCGTCAAATTTATCGAAGACGATGGCATGTAA
- a CDS encoding ADP-ribosylglycohydrolase encodes MTGTALGGALGDAIGLFTEFLSRSYAIELYGPTPSFSLQSPLPEPHSPSLVGIKPDRHRSMFEPSGWTDDTDHSILILLSFLASNGTCLDPHDFALRLKFWVANGLRCLDRLPLGLGRTVGNVVRDKDFEKDPVGTAVKLSEKRSQRQKSDELVCRYWEGTNRYVAANGALMRTAIIGALLFQDSDGTNGVDRAMNGALQLAATTHPDPRCLVSCTIVTGLVAAIMRNEIHSLQDFDRIVQQSTDFVQNYKDHPLKPGAYAPERLSEDQLNDLRKHIYAGSLDELELDSRQHIGYTFKCLGAGTWALRKVLNTPESNKSGIFERCITEITMQGGDADTNATVAGSLLGAYLTDTGLPDHWVRHLRHAPWLAEKMQCAGSLLGFGGDYDPSSDPDVLIDGGKGAFTPEELNRRYDELMCEVGKRVNDGLPLPGSHGSGSKGGKSEKDGCIMC; translated from the exons ATGACTGGTACCGCTCTGGGAGGAGCCTTAGGTGATGCCATTgggctatttacagaattCTTATCGCGCTCATACGCTATTGAGCTCTATGGTCCCACCCCAAGCTTCTCGCTCCAATCACCATTACCAGAGCCCCACTCACCGTCGTTGGTTGGAATCAAGCCCGACAGGCATAGGTCTATGTTTGAACCTTCCGGGTGGACCGATGATACCGATCACTCCATTTTAATACTGCTCTCATTTTTGGCGAGCAACGGAACTTGCCTAGACCCTCACGACTTCGCTCTTCGTCTTAAATTCTGGGTAGCAAATGGCTTGCGGTGTTTGGATCGCCTTCCGCTCGGCCTAGGAAGAACTGTGGGGAACGTAGTACGGGATAAAGATTTTGAAAAAGATCCTGTAGGAACGGCAGTCAAGTTGAGCGAGAAACGGAGCCAAAGACAAAAATCTGACGAGTTGGTGTGTAGATACTGGGAAGGAACCAACCGATATGTTGCTGCCAATGGCGCTCTGATGAGAACGGCTATCATCGGTGCACTCCTTTTCCAGGACTCAGATGGAACAAACGGTGTGGATCGGGCCATGAATGGTGCGCTACAACTTGCAGCCACAACACACCCAGACCCAAG GTGCTTGGTGTCGTGTACAATAGTCACCGGCCTAGTAGCAGCT ATAATGCGCAACGAAATTCACTCCCTCCAAGACTTCGACCGCATTGTTCAACAAAGCACTGATTTTGTTCAGAACTATAAAGATCACCCACTTAAACCTGGCGCATATGCTCCGGAGCGTCTGAGTGAAGATCAACTTAATGACCTTCGTAAGCACATATACGCAGGGAGCTTGGATGAACTGGAATTAGATAGTCGTCA ACATATTGGATACACTTTTAAATGCCTTGGAGCTGGAACTTGGGCATTGCGCAAAGTCCTGAACACTCCCGAATCGAACAAATCTGGAATATTCGAGCGGTGCATTACTGAAATCACCATGCAAGGTGGCGACGCCGATAC AAACGCGACCGTAGCAGGTTCTCTCTTGGGTGCATATCTCACCGATACTGGGCTCCCTGACCACTGGGTTCGTCATCTTCGTCATGCTCCTTGGCTTGCAGAAAAGATGCAGTGTGCTGGGTCGTTGCTCGGATTTGGAGGAGATTATGACCCCAGTAGCGACCCGGATGTGCTCATCGATGGAGGAAAGGGCGCGTTCACACCCGAGGAGCTGAACCGTCGGTATGACGAACTCATGTGTGAGGTTGGAAAAAGGGTCAATGATGGACTTCCCCTGCCGGGCTCTCATGGGTCAGGTAGTAAAGGAGGGAAGAGCGAGAAGGACGGGTGCATTATGTGTTAA
- a CDS encoding glycoside hydrolase family 16 protein: MVRTLLLAPFAIAVASAATLTERQANTCACGYKDSTGAVWRESIVSDFTAGSESVLSQNYYKFTWQEDHENVPYGMQYTANNVYAYNDGLGIKASAYSGSGRVQTGGIGTTRSDILYGTFRMRATVPKVPGVCFGFFTYKSDTQKLIPVKFLSSDVDYYQRVHQTNQPGLINGNTDLSAYKAVVIPGADFTAFHEHRLDWLPGSTKYYYDGSLKSTVSKNSPAVASSILANV; the protein is encoded by the exons ATGGTCCGCACTTTATTACTTGCGCCTTTTGCCATCGCTGTAGCGTCTGCGGCAACTTTGACCGAGCGCCAAGCCAATACTTGCGCTTGTGGATACAAAGACTCTACTGGAGCAGTATGG CGGGAATCTATCGTCTCAGATTTCACTGCCGGTTCAGAGTCTGTCTTGAGTCAGAACTACTATAAATTCACGTGGCAAGAAGATCATGAAAATGTTCCGTACGGAATGCAATACACCGCCAACAACGTATACGCATACAACGACGGTCTAGGGATCAAAGCTTCCGCATATTCTGGCAGTGGTCGAGTTCAGACTGGTGGAATCGGCACCACCCGCAGCGATATTCTTTACGGTACTTTCAGGATGAGAGCTACGGTCCCCAAG GTACCTGGCGTATGCTTCGGATTCTTCACCTATAAGAGTGACACCCAGAAGCTGATACCGGTAA AATTCTTGAGTTCGGACGTAGACTATTATCAGCGCGTACATCAAACCAACCAGCCTGGTTTGATTAACGGTAACACAGACCTGAGCGCATATAAGGCTGTTGTTATCCCCGGGGCCGACTTTAC GGCTTTCCATGAACACCGTCTCGACTGGCTCCCAGGCTCTACCAAGTACTATTATGATGGCTCCTTGAAGTCG ACTGTTTCCAAAAACTCCCCTGCTGTCGCTTCTTCCATCCTTGCCAACGTTTAG